The Deltaproteobacteria bacterium sequence TGAGGAGCGGGAATCTGGCAAGCGCCTTTTTCACCGTGCCTTCTTTCCATTCTTGCTCCTTTTTCCTGATTTCATCTTTGCTGCTCTTCATCGTTTTCCTCCTGTTTCACGGAGTTCTGATTATGATTTTAAAAGAGTATTTTATCTTGTTTACAAGCTGGCTGAGATGATTTTTCTGCAGAATTAATAAATTGAGAGGCACAACTTTGAAAGTATAATTTCTCCCACCCAGGCTGGACCTTGGCAATCCGGGCTTCCGTAATAACGGCGGTGAAGCGTTTTTTTAAGGATTTCATAGCAGACGCATGAACCTGGGCGTGTGGCCAACACTTAAAATAAGGATATTAACATGGATATTTAGGTATCTGATTTAAATATATTGAATTATCGTTAATGATGTGTCAAGCATGTTTTAAAACACGAACTTTGTAAGAATCAGATTTACATCTGGCCGGACAATGGGATAGTCATGATTGAAGCATCATCGTTTCCATCGCCTTGATTCTATGATCGAGAAGGCATAAAATGCCGCTCATATTTTGTTAAATCAGAAAGCATGGGAGAGGAGAGGATAATGAGTGACGATTTAGAAGAACTGAAGGAAAAGACCAGGCAGACGGCAGAGAAATATTTCGAGGGCCTTCCCCCTGAGGAGCGGGCGTATAACCTCTGGCGGTCCTTTGACAAGAACCTGGCCAAGGACCTTTCGATGCATTACACCGGAAAAATGTACGCCCGGGAGAAGATTCCGCACCAGACAAGGCAACTGGTCACTATCGCCGCGCTGACGGTCCTGGAGAGGAAGGAGGAGTTGAGAACTCATATCTGGGCGGCCCTGAACGTGGGGTGCCTCTCAGAGGAGATCGCTGAGGTCATTTTCCAGATGGGCACTTACGGCGGTATGCCCGTGGTCAATACCGCGCTGAAGGTCCTTAAGGACGTGCTCGAGGCAAGAGGTCTGGAATAAGGATGTCAGTGTTTGGGCCGGATAACGGTTCGGCGTTTGTAAAAGCCTGGAGGGACGGTCATATTGGGGGCGACCACAGCGTGCGGTCCCATGATAGTGCCCGGGTTGGTCACGGTATTGCATCCAAATGAAGTATTGTCACCCAAAATAGCCCCTAATTTACGCATATTTGTATCGAATATCTCATCTTTTATCTTAACTTTGATCGTACCGCTGGTAATCTTGAAATTGGCCAGCTTGGTGCCTGCCCCGAGGTTGACATCCTGGCCGAGAACGCTGTCGCCGATATAGGCAAAGTGCCCGGCCTTGGCTCCATCGAGCATGACTGAATTCTTTATTTCAGTGACATGGCCGACGACACAGGCCCGGCCCACCAGGGTAGAGCCGCGTAAGTAAGCGCCCTGACGGACTTCGGTCCTGTCCCCGATCTTAGCCGGCCCCTTGAT is a genomic window containing:
- a CDS encoding carboxymuconolactone decarboxylase family protein; protein product: MSDDLEELKEKTRQTAEKYFEGLPPEERAYNLWRSFDKNLAKDLSMHYTGKMYAREKIPHQTRQLVTIAALTVLERKEELRTHIWAALNVGCLSEEIAEVIFQMGTYGGMPVVNTALKVLKDVLEARGLE
- a CDS encoding glucose-1-phosphate thymidylyltransferase produces the protein MLKPESFFELQGLEAEPLFNGLDLVWEAVPRIKAFVQQNLISSVAEIRQKGDLLLKTHVLWQGQVITDELKFKPGDVTKNEFEVFHQGQKLEQATVIYAGVTLMDDDIQIGRGVVIESGALIKGPAKIGDRTEVRQGAYLRGSTLVGRACVVGHVTEIKNSVMLDGAKAGHFAYIGDSVLGQDVNLGAGTKLANFKITSGTIKVKIKDEIFDTNMRKLGAILGDNTSFGCNTVTNPGTIMGPHAVVAPNMTVPPGFYKRRTVIRPKH